One window of Nocardia sp. NBC_00508 genomic DNA carries:
- a CDS encoding CaiB/BaiF CoA transferase family protein — translation MSIRPLDGVRVLELGNYIAAPTAGRILGDFGAEVIKVERPKVGDELRNWRLYGGDTSMLYRTINRNKKSITLDLRTEAGRGIVLDLIRRCDVLLENFRPGMLEKWGLGPEVLNEANPDLVITRISAYGQTGPMSARPGFAAVAEAVGGLRELVGDPDRPPVRTGVSIGDSIAGIYAAFGTVMALFQRERGATPVPLRERVIDVALNEAILSVMESLVPDYLAYGIQRERVGGRMEGIAPSNAYPCADGTSIIIGGNGDAIFQRYMKVIDRPDLAADPELQDNAGRWRHRERLDAAIGEWTIRHTRAEALKVLEAAAIPCGPIYTAADIVADEQYRARNMIQPFAVDVGAPEPQTVGFPGIVPVIGEQSLPIHTVGPDLGEHTHEVLSGLLGMSEAEIDALEAR, via the coding sequence ATGAGTATTCGGCCGCTGGACGGGGTGCGCGTCCTGGAACTCGGCAACTACATCGCCGCGCCGACCGCCGGGCGCATCCTCGGCGACTTCGGCGCCGAGGTGATCAAGGTGGAACGCCCGAAGGTGGGCGACGAGCTGCGCAACTGGCGGCTCTACGGCGGCGACACCTCGATGCTCTACCGGACGATCAACCGCAACAAGAAGTCGATCACGCTGGATCTGCGCACCGAGGCGGGGCGCGGCATCGTGCTCGACCTGATCCGCCGCTGCGATGTGCTGTTGGAGAACTTCCGGCCCGGCATGCTGGAGAAGTGGGGCCTGGGCCCGGAGGTGCTGAACGAGGCGAATCCGGACCTGGTGATCACCAGGATCTCCGCATACGGGCAGACCGGGCCGATGTCGGCGCGGCCCGGCTTCGCCGCGGTGGCCGAGGCGGTCGGCGGTCTGCGTGAGCTGGTCGGCGACCCGGATCGTCCGCCGGTGCGCACCGGCGTCTCGATCGGTGATTCCATCGCCGGTATCTACGCCGCGTTCGGGACCGTGATGGCGCTGTTCCAGCGCGAACGCGGCGCCACACCGGTTCCCCTGCGGGAGCGCGTGATCGACGTGGCGCTCAACGAGGCGATCCTGTCGGTGATGGAGTCGCTGGTGCCGGACTACCTCGCCTACGGGATCCAGCGGGAGCGCGTGGGTGGCCGGATGGAGGGCATCGCGCCGAGCAACGCCTACCCGTGCGCCGACGGAACCAGCATCATCATCGGCGGCAACGGCGATGCCATCTTCCAGCGCTATATGAAGGTCATCGACCGCCCGGACTTGGCGGCCGACCCGGAACTCCAGGACAACGCGGGCCGCTGGCGCCACCGCGAGCGCCTCGACGCGGCCATCGGTGAGTGGACGATCCGCCACACCCGCGCCGAGGCGCTGAAAGTCCTGGAAGCCGCGGCCATTCCGTGCGGCCCGATCTACACGGCAGCCGACATCGTGGCCGACGAGCAGTACCGCGCACGCAACATGATCCAGCCGTTCGCCGTGGACGTCGGCGCCCCGGAACCGCAGACGGTCGGCTTTCCGGGCATCGTCCCGGTTATCGGCGAACAGTCCCTGCCCATCCATACCGTCGGCCCCGATCTTGGCGAGCACACGCATGAGGTGCTGTCCGGGTTGCTCGGCATGAGTGAGGCCGAGATCGATGCGTTGGAGGCGCGATGA
- a CDS encoding TauD/TfdA dioxygenase family protein, whose translation MTVAPATPSTASVTRLGARIGARIDNVRLGGDLDSATVEVVQRALLEHKVVFFRGQDHLTEDGQYEFAQLLGTPTTPHPTVTSHGVKSLAIDSEHGRANSWHTDVTFVDRIPKASILRAVRLPSYGGATTWASTVAAYDSLPEPLKRLAESLRAVHTNVYDYAARTGAAPRPNSAAYRAEFESTYYETEHPVVRVHPETGERALLLGHFVKHFVGLSSTESHALFRLFQDRVTRLEHTARWNWAPGDVAIWDNRATQHYAIDDYDDQPRKLTRITLAGDVPVGVDGVASTGIAGNAEHYSIIEDTRLLAS comes from the coding sequence ATGACGGTCGCACCCGCCACCCCATCCACTGCCTCTGTGACCCGGCTCGGTGCCCGCATCGGCGCGCGGATCGACAACGTCCGGCTCGGTGGCGACCTGGATTCGGCCACCGTCGAGGTGGTCCAGCGCGCCCTGCTGGAGCACAAGGTCGTCTTCTTCCGCGGGCAGGATCACCTCACCGAGGACGGGCAGTACGAGTTCGCCCAACTGCTCGGCACGCCGACTACACCGCACCCGACCGTCACCTCGCACGGCGTGAAGAGCCTGGCCATCGATTCCGAGCACGGCCGCGCCAACAGCTGGCACACCGACGTCACCTTCGTCGACCGCATCCCGAAGGCGTCCATCCTGCGCGCGGTGCGCCTGCCCAGCTACGGTGGCGCCACCACCTGGGCTTCCACCGTCGCGGCCTACGACTCGTTGCCGGAACCGCTGAAGCGGCTCGCGGAGTCGCTGCGCGCGGTGCACACTAATGTCTACGACTACGCGGCACGCACCGGTGCGGCGCCGCGCCCGAACTCCGCCGCCTATCGTGCCGAGTTCGAGTCCACCTATTACGAGACCGAACACCCGGTGGTTCGGGTGCATCCGGAGACCGGCGAGCGTGCGTTGCTGCTCGGCCACTTCGTCAAGCACTTCGTCGGGCTGTCCAGCACCGAGTCGCACGCTCTGTTCCGGCTGTTCCAGGACCGGGTCACCCGCCTGGAGCACACCGCCCGCTGGAACTGGGCGCCCGGTGACGTCGCTATCTGGGACAACCGCGCCACCCAGCACTACGCCATCGACGACTACGACGACCAGCCACGCAAGCTGACCCGCATCACGCTGGCCGGCGACGTCCCGGTCGGCGTGGACGGTGTGGCGAGCACCGGCATCGCGGGCAATGCCGAGCACTACTCGATCATCGAGGACACGCGGCTGCTCGCCTCCTGA
- a CDS encoding serine/threonine-protein kinase, with the protein MLASGDVFAGYVIERQLGRGGMGSVYLAKHPRLPRMTALKLLNREMFFDKEVRARFEREADLVAQLDHPNIVTVYDRGLEDEQLWISMQYIDGIDAASVEPTSLPPERAVQIIKETADALDYAHGSGVLHRDVKPANILLARSSAGRGERVYLTDFGIARLRDDTGHLTQTGTFTATLAYASPEQLTGAALDHRSDQYSLACSLFWLFTGTGPFAATNPAAVIQGHLQGAPPALSSVRPGLPFGLDGVLAKAMAKRPDDRYGSCAELAAAAKQALTGPSVPSMPVVGGHRPVTGPQPQPTMGPRPTTGPQIPTTGTPHPVAHGPQVSGPGYHMNGPGPHTSGPNSLAATASPVTPPPATLVNRSPHTGPAPQPPAANPYGQQAGFSGFGAPPHGAHMHPPAGPQGKKNTGLIIGIAVGVVVLIVATLGIIGVVSDSGSNSSGPTTTTSPVKPNVVDATPEAISAEFPRMVPASKTEEIGYNGAECWLASPSSPPSPSKGEPDFGDWAAQWRCFKGGNNDDPYYRIYAYKTPAEVQTVLKGLPSQATKSTDTNAGKSYTNHKYNDDGAKMVTTFTGDPDRAQFLMYTDGFSFTTIDELLRWWRSAPLN; encoded by the coding sequence ATGCTGGCCAGCGGTGACGTTTTCGCCGGCTATGTCATCGAGCGGCAACTCGGCCGCGGTGGCATGGGTTCGGTCTATCTGGCGAAACATCCGCGGCTGCCGCGGATGACCGCACTGAAGCTGCTGAATCGGGAGATGTTCTTCGACAAGGAGGTGCGGGCTCGGTTCGAACGGGAGGCGGATCTGGTCGCGCAGCTCGATCACCCGAACATCGTCACGGTTTACGACCGCGGGCTCGAGGACGAGCAACTGTGGATTTCGATGCAGTACATCGATGGCATCGACGCCGCCTCGGTCGAACCGACATCGCTGCCACCCGAACGCGCGGTCCAGATCATCAAGGAGACCGCGGACGCGCTGGACTACGCGCACGGCAGCGGCGTGCTGCACCGCGACGTGAAACCCGCCAACATCCTGCTGGCCCGCTCCAGCGCCGGGCGCGGTGAGCGGGTGTATCTCACCGACTTCGGTATCGCGCGCCTGCGCGACGACACCGGTCATCTCACCCAGACCGGCACCTTCACCGCGACCCTGGCCTACGCCTCGCCCGAACAGCTCACCGGCGCCGCGCTCGACCACCGCTCCGACCAGTATTCGCTGGCTTGCTCGCTGTTCTGGCTGTTCACCGGCACGGGCCCGTTCGCGGCGACCAATCCCGCCGCGGTCATCCAGGGGCATCTGCAGGGTGCGCCGCCCGCGTTGAGCAGCGTCCGGCCCGGACTGCCCTTCGGGCTGGACGGCGTGCTGGCCAAGGCGATGGCCAAGCGGCCCGACGACAGGTACGGCAGCTGTGCGGAACTCGCCGCGGCCGCCAAGCAGGCGCTGACCGGCCCGAGCGTGCCGTCGATGCCGGTGGTCGGCGGTCACCGTCCGGTCACCGGTCCACAGCCACAGCCGACCATGGGTCCGCGCCCGACGACCGGGCCGCAGATCCCGACGACCGGCACGCCGCACCCGGTGGCGCACGGCCCCCAGGTGAGCGGGCCCGGCTACCACATGAACGGCCCCGGCCCGCACACCAGCGGACCGAATTCGCTTGCCGCAACGGCGTCGCCGGTGACTCCGCCCCCCGCGACGCTGGTGAACCGCAGTCCGCACACCGGCCCGGCGCCGCAGCCCCCCGCCGCCAATCCCTACGGCCAGCAAGCCGGGTTCTCCGGCTTCGGCGCTCCGCCGCACGGCGCGCACATGCACCCCCCGGCCGGACCGCAGGGCAAGAAGAACACCGGGCTGATCATCGGCATCGCGGTGGGCGTCGTGGTGCTGATCGTGGCGACGCTCGGCATCATCGGCGTGGTCTCCGATTCGGGATCGAACAGCAGCGGCCCGACTACTACTACTTCGCCTGTCAAGCCGAACGTCGTCGATGCCACCCCGGAAGCGATCAGCGCGGAGTTCCCGCGGATGGTGCCCGCCTCCAAGACCGAGGAGATCGGCTACAACGGCGCCGAGTGCTGGCTGGCCTCACCGAGTTCGCCGCCGTCCCCGTCCAAGGGCGAGCCGGACTTCGGCGACTGGGCCGCGCAATGGCGCTGCTTCAAGGGCGGCAACAACGACGATCCGTACTACCGCATCTACGCGTACAAGACGCCCGCCGAAGTGCAGACGGTGCTCAAGGGCCTGCCTTCGCAGGCCACCAAGTCCACCGACACCAACGCCGGAAAGTCCTACACCAACCACAAGTACAACGACGACGGCGCCAAGATGGTCACTACTTTCACCGGCGACCCGGATCGCGCCCAGTTCCTGATGTACACCGACGGCTTCAGCTTCACCACGATCGACGAGCTGCTGCGCTGGTGGCGCTCGGCTCCGCTGAACTGA
- a CDS encoding GNAT family N-acetyltransferase codes for MRIEITTDAAEFRSLAGAFLLRDPLRHTVITTSIANHITGMDAPAEASRFLSVHGEDASVVGAAMRVAGRDVYLGELPPDSIAAVARALVEVVPDSAGVEGVVADATAFAQHWSALVSKGFHQSYVTRLHRLGALRIPDVAGVPRRAVESDVALCAEWMAAMTDESADLPPGLGEAALLRRVRAGRWWLWERDGEPVSLAAHQIPIQGWSRIGPVYTPPDARGHGYASAVTAHVAQLLRAEGLDVCLFADTADATANRIYRTIGFHPTHDFAHYVFD; via the coding sequence ATGAGGATCGAGATCACCACCGACGCCGCCGAGTTCCGCTCGCTCGCGGGGGCGTTTCTGCTTCGTGATCCATTGCGGCACACCGTGATCACCACGAGCATCGCCAATCACATTACGGGCATGGACGCCCCGGCCGAGGCGTCGCGATTCCTCTCGGTGCACGGCGAGGATGCCTCGGTGGTCGGCGCTGCCATGCGGGTGGCCGGTCGCGACGTGTATCTCGGTGAGCTACCGCCCGACAGCATCGCCGCGGTGGCCAGGGCGCTGGTCGAAGTGGTGCCCGACAGTGCGGGCGTGGAGGGCGTCGTCGCCGATGCGACCGCCTTCGCCCAGCATTGGTCGGCATTGGTGAGCAAGGGATTCCATCAGTCGTACGTCACCAGACTGCACCGGCTCGGTGCGCTGCGCATCCCCGACGTCGCCGGAGTACCGCGCCGAGCGGTCGAATCCGATGTAGCGCTGTGCGCGGAATGGATGGCCGCCATGACCGACGAATCCGCGGATCTACCGCCCGGATTGGGCGAGGCCGCGCTCCTGCGCCGCGTCCGAGCGGGCCGCTGGTGGCTGTGGGAGCGGGACGGCGAGCCGGTGAGCCTTGCCGCCCACCAGATTCCGATCCAAGGCTGGTCGCGGATCGGACCGGTCTACACCCCACCCGACGCGCGCGGGCACGGCTATGCCAGCGCCGTGACCGCGCACGTGGCGCAGCTGCTCCGCGCCGAAGGCTTGGACGTCTGCCTGTTCGCCGACACGGCCGACGCCACGGCCAACCGGATCTACCGCACGATCGGCTTCCACCCGACCCACGACTTCGCGCACTACGTCTTCGATTGA
- a CDS encoding serine/threonine-protein kinase, whose product MLQTGDVFAGYVIQRVLGRGGMGTVYSARHPRLPRLTALKLLKRELYADADIRRRFEREADLVSRLDHPNIVTVFDRGAEDQQLWISMQYVPGADASCADVDVLAPGRAVQIVADTAAALDFAHANQVLHRDVKPANILLAKAPIGQPERVLLTDFGIAGVRGADTTIGSSGSITATLAFGAPEQLIGQPLDDRADQYSLACTLFWMLTGAPPYPGANPAAVVNSHLYAPIPVLSRVRPGLPPALDPVLARAMAKRPADRFASCAEFAAAARYALAGQRIAPHTAAPQLGIHADGNAPTQHTAPAAPQQPTPPTQHTAPAPPRPSTPQEPPRQPAPPRRSFPPPRRPVHPGMIELPNLPIRPGSAVRPHQQPPDPRPPPTRPSRRSPACRHARRAIGGHATTAMVSMFSVVRPISDRAF is encoded by the coding sequence GTGTTGCAGACCGGCGATGTCTTCGCAGGCTACGTCATCCAACGCGTGCTCGGCCGTGGCGGCATGGGCACGGTGTACTCGGCCCGGCATCCCCGGCTGCCGAGGTTGACCGCCCTGAAGCTGCTGAAGCGCGAACTGTACGCCGACGCCGACATCCGCCGCCGCTTCGAACGCGAGGCCGATCTGGTCTCGCGGCTGGACCACCCGAACATCGTCACGGTGTTCGATCGAGGCGCCGAGGACCAGCAGTTGTGGATATCCATGCAATACGTGCCCGGCGCGGACGCATCCTGCGCGGACGTCGACGTGCTCGCGCCTGGGCGCGCGGTGCAGATCGTCGCCGACACCGCCGCGGCACTCGATTTCGCGCACGCCAACCAGGTGCTGCATCGCGACGTGAAACCGGCCAACATCCTGCTGGCCAAGGCGCCGATCGGGCAGCCGGAGCGGGTGCTGCTCACCGATTTCGGCATCGCGGGCGTGCGCGGCGCCGACACCACGATCGGCTCGTCCGGCTCGATCACCGCGACACTCGCTTTCGGCGCGCCGGAACAGCTGATCGGCCAGCCGTTGGACGACCGGGCCGATCAATATTCACTGGCCTGCACCCTGTTCTGGATGCTCACCGGCGCGCCGCCATATCCGGGCGCCAACCCGGCGGCGGTGGTGAACAGCCATCTGTACGCACCGATCCCGGTGCTGAGCCGGGTGCGTCCCGGCCTGCCACCCGCGCTGGATCCGGTGCTGGCCCGCGCCATGGCCAAGCGGCCCGCGGATCGGTTCGCCAGCTGCGCCGAGTTCGCCGCCGCGGCCAGGTATGCCCTCGCCGGGCAGCGGATCGCACCGCACACCGCCGCACCACAGTTGGGCATCCACGCCGACGGGAACGCGCCGACACAGCACACCGCCCCGGCAGCACCACAGCAACCCACGCCGCCGACACAGCACACCGCACCTGCGCCGCCGCGTCCGTCGACGCCGCAGGAACCGCCCCGGCAGCCCGCGCCACCGCGCCGGAGTTTCCCACCGCCGCGGCGACCCGTCCACCCCGGCATGATCGAGCTGCCGAACCTGCCCATACGCCCGGGGTCGGCCGTGCGGCCGCACCAGCAACCCCCGGACCCGCGCCCACCGCCCACCCGTCCAAGCCGCCGTTCGCCCGCGTGTCGCCACGCTCGCCGAGCGATCGGCGGCCACGCGACTACTGCTATGGTTTCGATGTTTTCCGTGGTCCGGCCCATCTCGGACCGCGCGTTCTGA
- a CDS encoding deoxyribonuclease IV, with protein MRIGAHVRLDSDPIGFGEKLGADVIQMFVVDPQSWDKPTPHPRTEEILASPIEVVVHSSYQINVASLNNRLRMPSRNAVAQQAKAAADIGAFGLVVHGGHVRSDAELETGIDNWRKLFERQQDKGGFAVPILIENTAGGNHAMARHFDSIARLWDAVADYGAGFCLDTCHAWAGGEELVGVVDRIKAITGRIDLVHLNSSRDEFNSGADRHANFADGTIDPQLLAEVCKTAGAPVILETPADGIADDLAYLRGV; from the coding sequence ATGCGCATAGGAGCACATGTCCGGCTCGACAGCGACCCGATCGGCTTCGGCGAGAAACTGGGGGCCGATGTCATCCAGATGTTCGTGGTCGATCCCCAGAGCTGGGACAAGCCCACCCCGCACCCGCGGACCGAGGAGATCCTCGCGAGCCCGATCGAGGTCGTGGTGCACTCCTCCTACCAGATCAACGTGGCGAGCCTGAACAACCGGCTGCGCATGCCCTCGCGCAACGCGGTGGCGCAACAAGCGAAGGCGGCCGCCGACATCGGTGCGTTCGGTTTGGTGGTGCACGGCGGGCACGTGCGCTCCGACGCCGAACTGGAGACCGGAATCGACAACTGGCGCAAGCTGTTCGAGCGCCAGCAGGACAAAGGCGGCTTCGCGGTGCCGATCCTGATCGAGAACACCGCGGGCGGCAATCACGCCATGGCCAGGCACTTCGATTCCATCGCCCGGCTGTGGGACGCGGTCGCCGACTACGGCGCGGGATTCTGCCTGGACACCTGCCACGCCTGGGCGGGCGGCGAGGAACTGGTCGGCGTCGTCGACCGGATCAAGGCGATCACCGGACGGATCGACCTGGTGCACCTGAACTCCTCGCGCGACGAGTTCAACTCCGGCGCCGACCGCCACGCCAACTTCGCCGACGGCACCATCGACCCCCAGCTGCTCGCGGAAGTGTGCAAAACGGCAGGCGCTCCGGTGATCCTGGAGACCCCTGCCGACGGCATCGCGGACGATCTGGCTTACCTGCGCGGTGTTTGA
- a CDS encoding serine/threonine-protein kinase, producing MLRTGEVFAGYTIERLLGRGGMGSVYLARHPRLPRLTAMKLLNAELFHDTEIRARFQREADLVARLDHPNIVTVFDRGVEDEQLWISMQYIEGTDAAAVDAWTLPPHRAVQIIAETAKALDFAHSRGVLHRDVKPANILLERAEGGQERVYLTDFGIARFRDDTGRLTQTGSFTATLAYAAPEQLSGALLDHRADQYSLACTLFRLLTGTVPFEATNPVAVIQGHLSAPPPSVSRLRPGLPVALDAVLARAMAKHAADRFDSCTEFAATAWQALTAPAASSWQPPPPPNHPLPQLNQPVHSPNQPVSQPDSSSGRREARAYLGPARRSRWHASVGGWLGLLLVLGLAAFIISTALGDDTGSSGATTATTTVRAQNTAPSTTRRPTTTVPATKDRAAVGARAAQLSAAFPDMLPETTAERLVHSGTGYNKAGCFVHTPDQATSPDHDDPDLGAWVLMWSCFGGPNKAAFDFYLYGSPADAQKVLDALPANDRATATNHSGHTYTNYTLHGSRNLRPRMVTAFPGNPRRTSMLMYSTGFIATDAEFMDWWTSAPLN from the coding sequence ATGCTGCGCACCGGTGAGGTTTTCGCCGGGTACACCATCGAACGCCTGCTCGGCCGCGGCGGGATGGGATCGGTGTACCTGGCGCGGCATCCGCGGCTGCCCCGGCTGACCGCAATGAAGCTGTTGAACGCGGAGCTGTTCCACGACACGGAGATCCGCGCCCGCTTCCAGCGGGAAGCGGATCTCGTCGCACGGCTGGACCACCCGAACATCGTCACGGTGTTCGATCGCGGCGTGGAAGACGAGCAGCTGTGGATTTCGATGCAGTACATCGAAGGCACCGATGCCGCGGCGGTGGACGCGTGGACCCTTCCGCCGCACCGGGCGGTGCAGATCATCGCGGAGACGGCCAAGGCGCTGGACTTCGCGCACAGCCGCGGCGTGCTGCACCGCGACGTGAAACCGGCGAACATTCTCTTGGAGCGCGCCGAAGGCGGGCAGGAGCGCGTCTACCTCACCGACTTCGGCATCGCTCGATTCCGGGACGACACCGGACGGCTCACCCAGACCGGCTCCTTCACCGCCACCCTGGCTTACGCGGCGCCGGAGCAACTGTCCGGGGCACTGCTGGATCACCGAGCCGACCAGTATTCCTTGGCCTGCACGCTGTTTCGGCTGCTGACCGGCACGGTGCCGTTCGAAGCCACCAATCCGGTCGCGGTGATCCAGGGACATCTCAGCGCACCACCGCCATCGGTCAGCAGGCTGCGCCCGGGTCTGCCGGTGGCGCTGGATGCGGTGCTGGCCAGAGCCATGGCCAAGCACGCGGCCGATCGCTTCGACTCCTGTACCGAATTCGCCGCCACCGCATGGCAGGCACTGACCGCGCCCGCGGCGTCGTCATGGCAACCGCCGCCCCCGCCGAATCACCCGCTGCCCCAGCTGAATCAACCGGTGCATTCGCCGAATCAACCGGTGTCCCAGCCCGATTCGTCGTCAGGGCGGCGCGAGGCACGTGCCTATCTCGGCCCGGCGCGACGTTCCCGCTGGCACGCCTCGGTTGGCGGGTGGCTCGGCCTGCTGCTGGTGCTCGGGCTGGCCGCTTTCATCATCTCGACGGCGCTCGGCGACGACACCGGATCCTCCGGCGCCACTACAGCAACGACCACAGTGCGCGCCCAGAACACCGCCCCCTCGACCACCCGGCGTCCGACCACGACCGTCCCGGCCACGAAGGATCGAGCCGCGGTCGGCGCCCGCGCCGCGCAACTGAGCGCCGCATTCCCGGATATGCTGCCCGAGACCACCGCTGAACGCCTGGTGCACTCCGGCACCGGATACAACAAGGCGGGCTGCTTCGTCCACACACCGGACCAAGCGACTTCTCCCGACCATGACGACCCGGATCTCGGCGCCTGGGTGCTGATGTGGAGCTGCTTCGGCGGACCGAACAAGGCGGCCTTCGACTTCTACCTCTACGGCTCCCCCGCCGACGCGCAGAAGGTGCTGGACGCCTTGCCCGCCAACGACCGCGCGACCGCCACCAACCACAGCGGCCACACCTACACCAACTACACCCTGCACGGCAGCCGCAACCTGCGCCCACGGATGGTCACCGCATTTCCCGGCAACCCGCGCCGAACGTCCATGCTGATGTACAGCACCGGGTTCATCGCCACCGACGCCGAGTTCATGGACTGGTGGACCTCGGCGCCACTGAACTGA
- a CDS encoding acyl-CoA dehydrogenase family protein, producing MKLSLSPEDAAFRDELRKFYRTEIPEDIRERVRTGRELSREDFVTANKILNDHGLAVPNWPVEWGGKDWTPMQRHIWQDEMQLASVPEPLTFNAQMVGPVIAHFGSQELKERFLPPTAALDIWWCQGFSEPDAGSDLASLRTTAVRDGDSYIVNGQKIWTTLAQYADWIFCLVRTDPSASKKQAGISFLLFDVKSPGVTIRPIKLIDGGYEVNEVFFENVRVPADQLVGEENKGWTYAKFLLGNERTGITGVGRTKVKIGVAKQYAAETRSGNGTLLQDPVFAARVAELENELLALELTQLRVVSNSSDGKPNPASSVLKLRGSELQQAATELLLDIAGPDAIPVDADDIASPGWAQRSGPGYLNYRKTTIYGGSSEVQRTIIASTILGL from the coding sequence ATGAAACTATCCTTGTCCCCGGAGGATGCCGCCTTCCGCGACGAACTGCGAAAGTTCTATCGGACCGAGATCCCGGAGGACATTCGCGAGCGCGTCCGCACGGGCCGTGAGCTGTCCCGCGAAGACTTCGTCACCGCGAACAAGATCCTCAACGACCACGGCCTCGCGGTGCCCAACTGGCCCGTCGAGTGGGGTGGCAAGGACTGGACGCCGATGCAGCGGCACATCTGGCAGGACGAGATGCAGCTCGCCTCGGTGCCGGAGCCGCTGACCTTCAACGCGCAGATGGTCGGCCCGGTGATCGCCCACTTCGGCTCCCAGGAGCTGAAGGAGCGGTTCCTGCCGCCCACCGCCGCGCTGGACATCTGGTGGTGCCAGGGCTTCTCCGAGCCGGACGCTGGCTCCGACCTGGCCTCGCTGCGCACCACCGCGGTCCGCGACGGCGATTCCTACATCGTCAACGGTCAGAAGATCTGGACCACGCTGGCCCAGTACGCGGACTGGATCTTCTGCCTGGTGCGCACCGACCCCAGCGCGTCGAAGAAGCAGGCGGGCATCTCGTTCCTGCTGTTCGACGTGAAGTCGCCCGGTGTCACCATCCGCCCGATCAAGCTGATCGACGGCGGGTACGAGGTGAACGAGGTCTTCTTCGAGAATGTCCGGGTGCCCGCCGACCAGCTGGTCGGCGAGGAGAACAAGGGCTGGACCTACGCGAAGTTCCTGCTCGGCAACGAACGCACCGGCATCACCGGCGTCGGCCGCACCAAGGTCAAGATCGGCGTCGCGAAGCAGTACGCGGCCGAGACCCGCTCCGGCAACGGCACGCTGCTGCAGGACCCGGTGTTCGCGGCGCGGGTCGCCGAGCTGGAGAACGAGCTGCTCGCCCTGGAGCTCACCCAGCTGCGCGTGGTCTCCAACTCGTCGGACGGCAAGCCGAACCCGGCCTCGTCGGTGCTCAAGCTGCGCGGCTCCGAACTCCAGCAGGCGGCCACCGAGCTGCTGCTGGACATCGCGGGACCGGACGCGATCCCGGTGGACGCGGACGACATCGCCTCGCCGGGCTGGGCGCAGCGCAGCGGTCCCGGCTACCTGAACTACCGCAAGACAACCATCTACGGAGGCTCCAGCGAGGTGCAGCGCACCATCATCGCCTCCACGATCCTCGGATTGTGA
- a CDS encoding acyl-CoA dehydrogenase family protein: MDFDLTDEQVMLRDTVRDLLARTYDAESRLKITDSDLGWSRDVWRQLAELGVLGLSFAEEDGGVGAGPVETMVVLEEVGRRLAPEPILDAVLVPGGLVAEAGSAEQRQRILPEVASGAKLLAFAHAEPGVRWPSTELATTAAADGDSYTLTGVKNPVPHGDSADELVVSALLPDGGVGLFLVAPDAAGVVRKSYRTVDGQRGAQLELTDAPAERLGEADAAGVIASVLTHAQASLCAESIGAMAETLRLTTEYLKQRKQFGVTLSKFQTLTQRAADMYVSLELARSMSLYVTASLADGADAPVIASRARLQVGRSARHIGQEAVQMHGGIGVTAEYPVGHYVARLTAIGRTLGGGLEHLRVLGSRVGDYQLPEL; encoded by the coding sequence ATGGATTTCGATCTCACCGATGAACAGGTCATGCTCCGCGACACGGTTCGCGACCTGCTCGCACGCACCTACGACGCCGAATCCCGGCTGAAGATCACCGATTCCGACCTGGGCTGGAGCCGCGACGTGTGGCGTCAGCTCGCCGAACTCGGCGTGCTCGGCCTGAGTTTCGCCGAGGAGGACGGCGGCGTCGGCGCCGGTCCGGTGGAGACCATGGTCGTGCTGGAAGAGGTCGGCCGCAGGCTCGCGCCCGAACCGATCTTGGACGCGGTGCTGGTGCCCGGTGGCCTGGTGGCCGAGGCGGGCAGCGCCGAGCAGCGGCAGCGGATTCTGCCGGAGGTCGCCTCGGGCGCGAAACTGCTCGCGTTCGCCCACGCCGAGCCCGGGGTGCGCTGGCCGTCGACCGAACTGGCGACCACTGCGGCGGCGGACGGTGATTCGTACACGCTGACCGGTGTCAAGAATCCCGTCCCGCACGGTGACAGCGCCGACGAGCTGGTGGTCAGCGCCCTATTGCCGGATGGCGGGGTCGGGCTGTTCCTGGTGGCGCCGGACGCCGCGGGCGTGGTCCGCAAGTCCTACCGCACGGTGGACGGCCAGCGCGGCGCGCAGCTGGAACTGACCGATGCGCCCGCCGAGCGGCTCGGCGAGGCAGACGCGGCCGGAGTGATCGCCTCGGTGCTCACGCATGCGCAGGCGAGCCTCTGTGCGGAGTCGATCGGCGCGATGGCAGAGACGCTGCGGCTGACCACCGAATACCTGAAGCAGCGCAAGCAGTTCGGTGTCACGCTGTCGAAGTTCCAGACCCTCACCCAGCGGGCGGCCGACATGTACGTCTCGCTGGAGTTGGCGCGCAGCATGAGCCTGTATGTCACGGCGTCGCTGGCGGACGGTGCCGATGCCCCGGTGATCGCCTCGCGGGCACGGTTGCAGGTCGGGCGCTCAGCGCGCCACATCGGGCAGGAAGCCGTCCAGATGCACGGCGGCATCGGCGTCACCGCCGAGTACCCGGTGGGCCACTACGTGGCCCGGCTGACCGCGATCGGGCGCACCCTCGGGGGTGGGCTGGAGCATCTGCGGGTGCTCGGTTCCCGGGTCGGCGACTACCAGCTGCCCGAACTGTAG